A section of the uncultured Fretibacterium sp. genome encodes:
- a CDS encoding acetate--CoA ligase family protein, translated as MKDTKEAPKSLLSHPLRKLFAPKGIAIVGASSDLERLTGRTLRYLQSFGYEGAVYPINPRADTISGLPVHRDITEIDGPVDLAILSVKARLIPGVMRACAAKAVPFALVYSSGFSETGNFALQEEVLSIARDGGIRVLGPNCQGLANLAEGIPLTFSGALYDAPRPPAGHVAFVSQSGAFGFSSFGVGMEHGVRFRYVVTTGNQSDLDAVECADYVLEDPEVRLLMLYLEGLEDGEAFLRLVRKARERDIAVAVLKAGRSPSAREAAKSHTAALTGDERVWSAVFSQYGVIPMEDIDDIIGIGQVLGAEKRMSGGRSAILTTSGGAGIVMADCLNDVGLSVPEFSPVTRARVEAAIPPFGASRNPVDMTVQISEQPENFRSVFDAVQADPELDAAVTSLSMIVGHAGDVMTDIMIESYIRGTKPQAAVWMIDRRHGGGFIEKLKASGIPIFQSFRQCARAMRALERWGTFRPVEEPRGDASAPILPDWKGSMTEYDAKVFLSRYDIPVTRERLCKNLEEACDAAEELGFPVALKGMAASVLHKMEAGIVALDVRSFEELRGALKTVRKNLEEHAGEGGVQGFLVSEMVRGGFECIVGVKRDPVFGPMIAVGLGGIYVEVLSDVSLRHGAVDEEEALNMIRQLKGYSFLSGTRGSKSRDVRALARIVSRVSRLAVAETDLLELDINPVFVLEEGKGAVAADALVVKA; from the coding sequence ATGAAGGACACGAAAGAAGCGCCCAAATCCCTGTTGTCCCATCCTCTGAGGAAGCTCTTTGCCCCGAAGGGCATCGCTATCGTCGGGGCTTCGTCCGACCTGGAGCGCTTGACCGGCAGGACGCTCCGATACCTCCAATCCTTCGGCTACGAGGGGGCGGTCTATCCCATCAACCCCAGGGCCGACACCATATCGGGCCTTCCCGTGCATCGGGACATCACGGAGATCGACGGCCCCGTCGACCTCGCCATTCTCAGCGTCAAGGCAAGGCTGATTCCCGGGGTCATGCGGGCGTGTGCGGCCAAGGCGGTCCCCTTCGCCCTGGTCTACTCCTCCGGCTTTTCCGAGACCGGCAACTTCGCCCTCCAGGAGGAGGTGTTGTCCATCGCACGCGACGGGGGCATACGGGTGTTGGGCCCCAACTGTCAGGGGCTGGCGAACCTCGCCGAGGGGATCCCGCTCACGTTCTCCGGCGCCCTTTACGATGCGCCTCGGCCTCCTGCGGGGCACGTCGCGTTCGTGTCCCAGAGCGGGGCGTTCGGGTTCTCGTCCTTCGGCGTCGGGATGGAGCATGGCGTGCGGTTCCGCTATGTGGTGACCACCGGAAACCAGTCGGACCTCGATGCCGTGGAATGCGCGGACTATGTGCTGGAGGACCCCGAGGTGCGCCTGCTGATGCTCTATCTGGAGGGGCTGGAGGACGGCGAGGCGTTCCTGCGCCTGGTGAGGAAGGCCCGGGAGCGAGACATCGCCGTCGCGGTGCTGAAGGCGGGGCGATCCCCCTCGGCGCGTGAGGCGGCCAAGAGCCACACGGCGGCCCTGACGGGGGACGAGCGGGTCTGGTCGGCCGTCTTTTCGCAGTACGGGGTCATCCCGATGGAGGACATCGACGACATCATCGGGATCGGCCAGGTGCTTGGGGCGGAGAAGCGGATGAGCGGAGGGCGTTCGGCGATCCTGACGACCTCCGGCGGCGCGGGCATCGTCATGGCCGACTGCCTGAACGACGTCGGGCTCTCCGTTCCCGAGTTCTCCCCCGTCACGAGAGCTCGCGTCGAAGCGGCGATACCGCCCTTCGGGGCGTCCCGCAACCCGGTGGACATGACGGTCCAGATCTCGGAACAGCCGGAGAACTTCCGCAGCGTCTTCGACGCGGTGCAGGCGGACCCGGAACTGGATGCGGCCGTCACGTCCCTGTCCATGATCGTGGGGCACGCGGGCGACGTCATGACGGATATCATGATCGAGAGCTATATCCGCGGTACGAAGCCCCAGGCGGCCGTGTGGATGATCGACCGCCGGCACGGCGGGGGCTTTATCGAAAAGCTGAAGGCCTCCGGAATCCCCATCTTCCAGAGTTTCCGTCAATGTGCCCGTGCCATGAGGGCCTTGGAGAGGTGGGGAACGTTCCGTCCGGTCGAGGAGCCCCGGGGCGATGCTTCCGCGCCCATCCTTCCGGACTGGAAAGGGAGCATGACGGAGTACGACGCCAAGGTCTTCCTGTCGCGGTACGACATCCCCGTAACGCGGGAGAGGCTCTGCAAAAACCTGGAGGAAGCCTGTGATGCGGCGGAGGAACTGGGCTTTCCCGTGGCGCTCAAGGGGATGGCGGCCTCCGTGCTCCACAAGATGGAGGCGGGGATCGTGGCGCTGGACGTGCGCTCCTTCGAGGAGCTTCGGGGTGCGCTCAAGACGGTGCGGAAGAACCTCGAGGAGCACGCCGGAGAGGGCGGGGTCCAGGGGTTCCTGGTGTCCGAGATGGTGCGCGGCGGGTTCGAGTGCATCGTCGGGGTGAAGCGGGACCCCGTGTTCGGGCCGATGATCGCCGTGGGGCTTGGGGGCATTTACGTCGAGGTGCTGAGCGACGTGTCCCTGAGGCACGGCGCCGTGGACGAGGAGGAGGCGCTGAACATGATCCGCCAGCTCAAGGGCTATTCCTTCCTGTCCGGGACCCGGGGCAGCAAATCGCGCGACGTTCGGGCCCTGGCCCGGATCGTCAGCCGGGTTTCCCGGCTGGCCGTCGCCGAGACGGACCTGTTGGAGCTGGACATCAACCCCGTGTTCGTGCTGGAGGAGGGCAAGGGCGCCGTGGCGGCGGACGCACTGGTCGTGAAGGCGTAA